A genomic stretch from Astatotilapia calliptera chromosome 4, fAstCal1.2, whole genome shotgun sequence includes:
- the LOC113020351 gene encoding GTPase IMAP family member 8-like produces the protein MSWMGIHQQVKKEDFGISFSFLSLFLNVYFYFSSLVDGWCTSQLKIVLLGGRDSGKNAVGNLILGKEEFGTEERTLCSRRIGKVSELRVTVVNTPGWWCDSSAQNTPKLVKMEIITSVALCSPGPHVFLIIIKATSVLSEKRRKALEEHVALLGDAVWSHCMVVFTCAEKYKDTNSEEYVESGGKALCWLSEKCSQRRHSVVPSDNSQRTVLLEKIQKLVTENGNSVFEMEAKILWVNEEEKREMEERTRLRLKKMKKHRSLIQNKSKGVTNIRIVLLGAKGSGKTSALNTILARENNPKPIRTVCCQAGQEMVLGRLVTVVDTPGWWMNYFCDESSNFDRGELALSSYFCPPGPHVFLLVIRVDRAFTETCRRAAQEHLDMIGEHIWSHVILLFSFGDWLGDTPIEQYIESEGEALRWIVERCDNKYHVLNSKMKDKEFQVRELIAKIEKIITSSDNGCYYKLERKVLEQLEGTMRREKERARERLMKKKKQRQMARAQLENLEPLTELRVVLIGGPKIGKSSCGNTILSRDCFDTAAQSTSCTERKGNICGKMVVVVDTPGCLSVTSDFLKASCAILLVVNLSSSFKDTWRKTLQKDLEAGGDQLWSRCMVLFSYGDMLGDTSIEQHIESEGEPLQWLVEKCGNRYHVLDNKNWGDGAQVKELIDVMEEMLVDERQALLHRGDHMWKSFASAQEQQIGTEPLCKRGPEDFMRSRPEQSNNLPESLPYRSPKLSEDCSQLVALPAGRTTELAGCIIVDQYHFMSYIFSPLSGKQVLRLPKVTQHVPSPAPHNHLRVNREGHMDPIPRRLETTHLVSSQTQNEACVEQDLISVQSLCHPALIERTLRRVSESGGLQTFIDQWGNSSLEELEAFVDLHFEIVWEEAMRSCQPPEPSHAVPEQDNAVGEAGEEVFTSIHRKLSKLELLEEIKRDLAEQRKRVEQIWRIIQQLAYEIKQGRNNTR, from the exons ATGTCATGGATGGGAATTCATcaacaagtaaaaaaagaagattttggGATTAGCTTTTCATTCTTGTCTCTTTTCCTTAATgtgtatttctatttttcttctttagtgGATGGTTGGTGTACATCACAGTTAAAGATTGTCCTTCTTGGTGGCAGAGACTCTGGAAAGAATGCTGTAGGAAACTTAATCCTGGGTAAAGAAGAGTTTGGCACAGAAGAGAGGACTTTATGCTCCAGGAGGATTGGGAAAGTGTCCGAACTGCGGGTCACAGTTGTGAACACTCCTGGCTGGTGGTGTGACTCCAGTGCTCAGAACACACCTAAGCTGGTGAAGATGGAGATCATAACCAGCGTTGCTCTCTGCTCGCCAGGCCCACATGTGTTCCTTATAATAATTAAGGCAACCTCTGTCTTGTCAGAAAAGCGTCGGAAGGCTTTGGAGGAACACGTGGCCCTGCTGGGTGACGCGGTGTGGAGTCACTGCATGGTTGTCTTCACCTGTGCTGAGAAGTACAAAGACACAAATTCAGAAGAGTATGTAGAAAGTGGGGGAAAGGCCCTCTGCTGGCTCAGTGAAAAGTGCAGCCAGAGGCGTCACAGTGTTGTCCCGAGTGATAACTCTCAACGCACAGTGCTGCTGGAAAAGATACAGAAACTTGTCACAGAAAATGGAAACAGTGTGTTTGAAATGGAGGCAAAAATTTTATGGGTGaatgaagaggaaaagagagagatggaggagagGACTCGGCTGAggttaaagaaaatgaaaaaacacagatCTCTGATACAAA ATAAGTCAAAGGGAGTTACTAACATCAGGATTGTGCTCCTTGGAGCTAAGGGTTCTGGGAAGACTTCAGCACTCAACACTATCCTGGCAAGAGAGAACAACCCTAAACCCATTAGGACAGTCTGTTGCCAGGCTGGACAAGAAATGGTGCTTGGGAGACTGGTAACTGTGGTGGACACACCAGGGTGGTGGATGAACTACTTCTGTGATGAGAGCTCCAACTTTGATCGGGGGGAATTGGCGCTGAGTTCTTATTTTTGTCCTCCGGGACCTCACGTATTTCTGCTGGTGATCCGTGTGGACAGAGCATTCACAGAGACCTGCAGAAGAGCAGCACAGGAGCATCTAGATATGATCGGTGAACACATCTGGAGTCACGTTAtcctgctgtttagttttgggGACTGGCTCGGAGACACGCCTATTGAGCAGTACATTGAGAGTGAGGGAGAAGCTCTGCGGTGGATTGTTGAAAGATGTGACAACAAGTATCATGTTCTGAACAGTAAAATGAAAGATAAGGAATTTCAAGTCAGGGAGTTGATTGCAAAGATTGAGAAAATCATCACTAGCAGTGACAACGGCTGCTATTATAAACTAGAGAGGAAAGTGTTGGAGCAGCTGGAGGGGACGATgcgaagagagaaagagagagccagagaaaggctaatgaagaagaagaaacaaaggcAGATGGCAAGAGCTCAGCTGG AGAACCTCGAACCTTTGACAGAGCTGAGAGTCGTGCTCATTGGTGGCCCAAAAATAGGCAAAAGCTCCTGTGGAAACACCATCCTCAGCAGAGACTGCTTTGACACGGCTGCTCAAAGTACTTCCTGCACCGAAAGGAAGGGAAATATCTGTGGCAAGATGGTGGTGGTAGTAGACACACCAGGCTGCCTCTCTGTGACATCGGACTTCTTGAAGGCATCCTGTGCTATACTTCTGGTTGTCAATCTTAGCTCGTCGTTCAAAGATACCTGGAGGAAAACCTTGCAAAAAGACCTGGAGGCAGGTGGAGATCAGTTATGGAGCAGATGTATGGTCCTGTTCAGCTATGGTGACATGCTGGGTGACACAAGCATCGAGCAGCACATTGAAAGCGAAGGAGAGCCACTGCAATGGCTTGTTGAGAAGTGTGGGAACAGATATCATGTTTTAGACAATAAGAACTGGGGAGATGGAGCTCAGGTTAAAGAGCTAATTGATGTGATGGAAGAGATGCTGGTTGATGAGAGGCAGGCTCTTCTTCACAGAGGTGATCACATGTGGAAAAGTTTTGCTTCAGCTCAAGAGCAGCAGATAGGCACAGAGCCACTGTGCAAAAGGGGACCAGAGGATTTCATGCGCAGCAGACCTGAGCAGTCCAATAACT TGCCTGAATCTCTCCCCTATCGATCACCAAAGCTCTCAGAAGATTGTTCTCAGTTAGTAGCGTTACCAGCAGGAAGAACCACAGAGTTGGCTGGATGCATCATTGTGGACCAATATCACTTCATGTCCTATATATTCTCTCCGCTTTCTGGCAAACAAGTACTGAGGTTGCCAAAAGTGACTCAGCATGTCCCATCTCCTGCTCCTCACAACCACCTGAGAGTGAACAGGGAGGGTCACATGGATCCCATCCCACGCAGACTTGAAACAACGCATCTGGTTTCATCTCAGACACAGAACGAGGCATGTGTAGAACAAGATTTGATCAGTGTGCAATCACTCTGCCATCCTGCACTGATAGAGCGGACTCTTAGGAGGGTCTCTGAGTCTGGAGGCCTGCAGACATTCATTGATCAGTGGGGCAACAGCAGCCTGGAGGAACTGGAAGCCTTCGTTGACTTGCACTTTGAGATTGTGTGGGAAGAAGCCATGAGATCATGTCAGCCGCCTGAACCGAGCCACGCCGTGCCCGAGCAGGATAATGCTGTTGGGGAAGCTGGAGAGGAAGTGTTTACATCCATTCACAGGAAACTTTCAAAGCTGGAGCTGCTTGAGGAGATAAAGAGGGATCTGGCAGAACAGAGAAAGCGCGTGGAGCAAATCTGGAGGATCATACAGCAACTTGCATACGAAATCAAACAGGGCCGTAATAATACACGCTAA